A window from Chrysemys picta bellii isolate R12L10 chromosome 2, ASM1138683v2, whole genome shotgun sequence encodes these proteins:
- the LOC135981855 gene encoding uncharacterized protein LOC135981855, with product MQSSPAVMAMQSVNRKRAPAWTDREVLDLIAVWGDESVLSELRSKRRNAKIYEKISKDMAERGYSRDATQCRVKIKELRQGYQKTKEANGRSGSHPQTSRFYEALHSILGAAATTTPPVTVDSEDGILSTAGSSDMLGDGEDEEGDEEGEAVGSSHNADFPDSQDLFITLTEIPYEASPAITPDTESGEGSATPSATVSQPSLESHSQRLARIRRRKKRTREDMFSELMASSQAQAAQQTQWRENLTRMHQANMDREERWRQEDQQATLTLLGLLREQTDTLRRLVDVLQERRQEDRAPLQSISNRPPPPPSPIPTSPKVQRRRGGRVPANSHSTPAESSSSRRLSFPKI from the exons atgcagagctctccagcagtgatggccatgcagtctgtgaatagaaagagagccccagcatggactgatcgtgaagtcttggatctcatcgctgtgtggggcgatgagtccgtgctttccgagctgcgatccaaaagaaggaatgcaaagatctacgagaagatctctaaagacatggcagagagaggatacagccgggatgcaacgcagtgccgcgtgaaaatcaaggagctgagacaagggtaccagaagaccaaagaggcaaacggacgctccggatcccatccccagacatcccgtttctacgaggcactgcattccatcctcggtgctgccgccaccactaccccaccagtgaccgtggactctgaggatgggatactgtccacggccggttcctcagacatgttaggggacggggaagatgaggaaggagatgaggagggcgaggcagttggcagctctcacaacgctgatttccccgacagccaggatctcttcatcacccttacagagatcccctacgaagcatccccagccattaccccggacacagaatctggtgaaggatcagcca ccccgtctgcgactgtctcacaacctagcctggaatcacactcccagaggctagcgcggattaggcgtaggaagaagaggacacgggaggacatgttctctgagcttatggcctcttcccaagcccaggcagcacagcagacccagtggcgggagaacttgacccgaatgcaccaagccaacatggatcgggaggagaggtggcggcaggaagaccagcaggcgactctaacgctgcttggactactgagggagcaaacggacacactccggcgccttgtggatgttctgcaggaacggaggcaggaggacagagccccgctgcagtccatctctaaccgccctcccccgccaccaagtcccatacccacctcacccaaagtgcaaagaaggagaggcggcagagtccctgctaactctcactccacccctgcagagagctctagtagcagaaggctctcatttcccaaaatttga
- the LOC135981853 gene encoding heat shock protein 30C-like: protein MLPLRVWLGSSAPVPRLLGPHSLLAQLVGDVQTHLEEMERLRHSLLLASPLLCGEGEGRRPSSRSLAEGAGKEPGSQAQGKDKFQLSMDVSGFSPAELRVRVDGRKLTVTGKQEKKTASEAGVCSHEYREIRRETLLPEDVNGEAVLCSLSQDGQLCIEAPHLALPAAEGRAVPISVCQGVKAGEGNLAREGKEPGSSEMETGGESEGTSPRDS, encoded by the coding sequence ATGCTCCCGCTCCGAGTGTGGCTTGGCAGCAGCGCCCCAGTGCCCAGGCTCCTGGGGCCCCACAGCCTCTTGGCCCAGCTGGTGGGGGACGTGCAGACGCACCTGGAGGAGATGGAGCGACTGAGACACTCCCTCCTTctggcttctccccttctctgcgGGGAGGGCGAGGGGAGGAGGCCGAGCAGCCGGTCCCTGgcggagggggctgggaaggagcccGGCTCCCAGGCGCAGGGGAAGGACAAGTTCCAGCTCTCCATGGACGTGAGCGGCTTCTCCCCAGCTGAGCTGAGGGTGAGAGTGGACGGGAGGAAGCTGACGGTGACGGGGAAGCAGGAGAAGAAAACGGCGTCGGAGGCTGGAGTCTGCTCCCACGAATACAGAGAGATCCGCAGAGAAACTCTCCTGCCGGAAGACGTGAACGGGGAGGCCgtgctctgctccctgtcccaggaTGGGCAGCTCTGCATCGAGGCGCCACATCTGGCCCTGCCAGCTGCAGAAGGGAGAGCCGTTCCCATCAGCGTCTGCCAGGGCGTGAAGGCAGGAGAAGGAAACCtggccagggagggaaaggagccgGGGAGCAGCGAGATGGAGACAGGAGGAGAGAGCGAGGGGACCAGCCCCAGAGATTCCTGA
- the LOC135981216 gene encoding maestro heat-like repeat-containing protein family member 2B, giving the protein MNLGSAAEELRCLREALTAPDPEALFQASSKMARVVSEYFPSEQATDFIKATLGGMLSASPTCATAAGLWMKIILKECGDAMLDKVPDILVIIYSHMPAIQEGGLRQFLVEAVSILAHRDLETVISSLLGEPLPMDSDITELWRSLGGDPLLATQVLKILIDKIKTPTRQEGRITSETEIDRDLAAAEPLSATCAIFEVVSALQSSKAVQELLPELFPVLLQQISQTLGQEMPLPRISSQREFRKDLQHTEGDPCRLSIQALEAVLFRAGNERLARALREQRTQSLLENPKTHHEGVCLLVSVLLRSELVTPEILQSLLPWVNSPTENLRVTSTAFLAQLMSDPMLREKKFLKSVLSILEERSQDRNSIVRQMAVRGLGNLVYGAPEKVKKHKKFLLDILIGALHDIFSSEVIGESMKALAKVLKELKEKDIGSSFKDLTQQIRTYFDDEDDALRSMAFILFGILARLTKRKWKTYFADQVKKSWVTLLLHLQDPNPEISMVRPTVTYLLSKRNLPPNARGALLFLPAVEAQILPSVHCPPAESVPARLVHGCLTRIQERSWV; this is encoded by the exons ATGAACCTGGGGTCAGCGGCGGAGGAGCTGAGATGTCTCCGTGAAGCACTAACAGCTCCAGACCCTGAGGCTCTGTTTCAGGCATCTTCCAAAATGGCCAGG GTTGTGAGTGAGTACTTTCCCTCAGAACAGGCCACAGACTTTATTAAGGCCACATTGGGTGGTAtgctgtctgccagccccacctgtgccacggcagctggactgtggatgaagatcatcctgaAGGAGTGTGGAGATGCCATGCTGGACAAG GTGCCAGATATCCTGGTTATAATATATAGCCACATGCCTGCTATCCAGGAGGGCGGCTTGAGGCAGTTCCTGGTGGAGGCAGTGTCCATTTTAGCTCACCGTGACCTAGAGACAGTGATCTCCAGCCTCCTCGGCGAACCTCTGCCGATGGACAG TGACATCACTGAGCTGTGGAGATCTCTGGGGGGAGACCCCTTGCTTGCCACTCAAGTCCTAAAGATCCTGATAGACAAGATAAAGACTCCAACAAGACAAGAAGGCCGCATCACCTCAGAGACTGAAATCGACAGggatttggcagctgctgaacCTCTCTCA GCAACATGTGCCATCTTTGAGGTGGTGTCAGCACTGCAGTCGAGCAAAGCTGtgcaggagctgctcccagagttgTTTCCTGTTCTCCTGCAGCAGATCAGCCAAACTCTTGGACAAGAGATGCCTTTGCCAAGGATAAGCAGCCAGAGGGAATTCCGGAAAGACCTACAGCATACTGAGGGCGACCCTTGCCG gcttTCTATCCAAGCATTAGAGGCTGTGCttttcagagctgggaatgagagactgGCGAGAGCgctcagggagcagagaacaCAGAGTCTGCTTGAAAACCCCAAGACTCACCATGAGGGAGTGTGTCTGCTGGTGAG TGTTCTGCTAAGATCTGAACTAGTAACACCTGAGATCTTAcagagcctcctcccctgggtgaaTTCCCCAACAGAAAACCTCCGAGTCACCAGCACAGCTTTCCTTGCCCAG ctaatGAGTGACCCCATGCTCAGGGAGAAGAAGTTCCTTAAGTCTGTCTTGAGCATCTTGGAAGAAAGGTCACAGGATAGGAACAGCATTGTCCGCCAGATGGCTGTGAGAGGCCTGGGAAATTTAGTCTATGGGGCGCCTGAGAAG gtgaaaaagcacaagaagttTCTTCTGGACATACTGATCGGGGCCTTACATGACATTTTCAGTTCGGAAGTCATTGGCGAGAGCATGAAAGCACTGGCCAAAGTCCTGAAGGagctgaaagagaaggacataGGTTCTTCCTTCAAAGACCTCACCCAACAGATCCGGACCTACTTTGACGAT GAGGATGATGCTCTTCGCTCAATGGCCTTTATCCTATTTGGCATCCTGGCCCGGCtgacaaagagaaaatggaagaccTATTTCGCCGACCAGGTTAAAAAGAGCTGGGTCACACTTCTGCTGCACCTGCAAGACCCAAACCCTGAGATTTCAATGGTAAGACCGACAGTGACTTATTTACTAAGCAAAAGGAATCTTCCTCCCAATGCCAGGGGAGCTCTGCTATTCCTGCCTGCTGTGGAGgcccaaattctcccctcagttcaTTGCCCTCCTGCTGAGTCAGTTCCAGCCAGGTTGGTCCATGGCTGCCTCACCAGAATCCAGGAGAGGTCATGGGTCTGA